GGAGCACCGCCACGGCCAGGCGGTGGGGCTGCGGCTGATGGCGATCAACGCCTCGAGCGTGGCGATGCCGATGCTGTTCGGCGTGGCGGGCGCCGCGGTCGGCATCGCCGGCGTGTTCTGGGCCGTCGCCGCCATCGTGGCAGGCGGCACGCGCATGTCCTGGCGCCTGCGGGAAGCCGATCAGAGCCGGTAGAACGCCTTGATCACGTCCCAGGCGGTCTCGGGATCGTCGGCGTAGCGGAACAACTCCAGGTCGGCCGGCGAGATCACGCCTTCCTCGATCAGCACCTCGAAGTTGATCAGCCGCTTCCAGTACTCCGAGCCGAACAGCACGATGGGCACCTGCTTGGACTTGCGCGTCTGCACCAGCGTGATCACCTCGAACAGCTCGTCGAGCGTGCCGAAGCCGCCGGGGAAGGCCACCAGCGCCTTCGCGCGCATCATGAAGTGCATCTTGCGCAGCGCGAAGTAGTGGAACTTGAACGACAGCGCCGGCGTGACGTACGGGTTGGCCGCTTCTTCCATCGGCAGCGCGATGGACAGCCCCACGCTGATGCCGTCGCCTTCATAGGCTCCGCGGTTGGCCGCCTGCATGATGCCGGGCCCGCCGCCGGTGCAGATGAACAGCATGTCGCGCGGGTCCTTGCCCGCGCTGTACTGCGCCACCAGCTTGCCGAACGCACGCGCCTTTTCGTAGTAGTGGGCATTGCGGGCGAGGGCCCGCGCTCGGCGGATCACCGCCTCGTCGCCGCCCGCCTCGGCCGCGGTGATCAGCGCAGCCGCTTCCTCTTCGCTGCGAAAGCGCGCGCTGCCGAACACCACGATGGTGTTCTCGATGCCGTGGGCCTGCTGCTCCAGGTCGGGCTTAAGCAGCTCGAGCTGGAAACGGATGCCGCGCGTCTCGCGGCGCAGCAGGAACTCGGGGTCGGCGAAGGCCAGCCGGCTGGCGTCGGGGTCCAGCGGCAAGCCGGCATCGGAATGCGCCTTGAGGGTGGCCCAGGCGTCGGCCAGGCGGTTGTCGTGGAGATTGCGGTTCGAAGGCATGAACCGATTTTGGGGCATAGCCCCGGTCCGGGTTCGGCCGCGTGGTGCGCCTCTGCGCTAGCCGGAAGGCAGCGCGATGGCGAGGCCCAGTGGCACGAACACCACGGCCAGCGCATTCCCGAGCAGGATCATCGCGGCCACGCGTTCGGGCTCCTGCGCGTAGCGTTCGGCCAACAGGAACTGCATGACGGCGGGCGGCAGCGCGCCAAAGAGGATGAGTTGTGCTCGCGCCGGACCGGTGAGATCGAGCGCCCACGCCAGCGGCACGGCGAGCAGCAGGCCGATGACAGGGCGTGCCACGGCGCCCAGCACGCCCCGGGGCACGTCCTGCGGTTGCAATGTCGTCAGCCGGACGCCGAGCGCGAACAGCATCAGCGGCAGCATCGCATCGCCCATCAGCCGCATGCCCGTCATCAGCATGTCGGGCGGGCGCACGCCGCTGGCCGCGCTGGCGAAGCCGAGCGCGGCGGAGATCATCAGCGGGCTGAGGAGCAGGTCGCGCGTGCGGGCTTCGGCGCTCGTGATGCGCGCGCCGAGGGAGAAGTGGATGACGTTGCTGATCGAAAACAGCGCCACCGCCGCGCCCAATTGCGCGGGGCCGAACGCCAGCAGGGCGAGCGGCAGGCCCATGTTGCCGCAGTTGTTGAACATCACCACCGGCACCAGGCTGCGCGGCTGCACGCGGGTGCCACGGGCCAGGACCCAGGCGAGGGCGCCACAGCCCAGGATCAGCAGCGCGCCCGCGAGCAGCAGCGGGGCGTGGTCCTGCAGGCGGAACTCCTTGCCGGCCAGCGCCGTGTAGACCAGCAGCGGCGTGAGCACGTCCAGCACGAGCCGGTTGAACCACGTCATGTCGGGCCGCACGCGACGCGCATAGACGAAGCCCACCGCCACAATGAAGAACACCGGCACGATCACCTGCGCGATGCGCAGCAGCAGCTCCATCAGGCCATCTTCCGGGCCAGCCAGCGCAGCAGCGGTTCGCGGGCGGGCGCCAGGCCCTTGTATTCGAGCACCGCGGGCGTCATCGAGGCGAGCGACGCATGCAGCCGCGCTGCCTTGGCCGCGTCGTCGACGACGGCGGCCAGCGGCGCGAGCATCACGCGGATCGTGAACACCGCCTGGCGCGTGCCCCGGCCGACCGGCAGGAAGGTCTGGCGCTCGGCCCGGAACCAGCAGGACCGCGCGAAGGCTTCATCGTCTTGCGCCGCGGGCCACGGAGCCCGTGCATGCCGGCGCGGATGCTGGTCGTGCCGCGGCGAAGGGCTGACGGTCCAGACATGCCGCTCCCAGCGTTCGCCGGACGTCGCCAGCCGCACCAGGTGCGAAGCCGCCGCGACCAGCGTGGCGCCGTCGGCGACCGGCGCATGGACCGCCGGGAACGGCAGCCCCAGCTTGTCCTCCGGCGCCCAGTGCGAGGGCACGCAGACGCACAGCCAAGGCAGGGTGCCGGTGTCGCCGTCGAGCACCGCGAAGTCCTCTTCGAAGCTGAGCTCCAGGCGCTGCGGATCGAACGGCGGATGGCCCTCGCGCCGCGCCTGTTCGGCGATGGCCGCGAGCGCCGGAGAAGGATCGAAGCCGGGCACCTGCAATCGCGAGGCGGCGGCCGCCACCACCCGGGCCTTTTCCTGGTACAGCGCGCTGTCCGGCCGCAGCGGCGTGAGCTGCGGCTCGCCGGGCTGCAGCTTGCGCAGGCCCGGCTGCATCCGGAAGGGCGCGGCGATCAGTTCGAAGTCGAAGTCCACGTCAGGGCCGAAAAACAAAAGGCTCCTCGCGGAGCCTCGTGGCGGGTTGCGCGCGCGCCGCTCAGACGCGGCGGCGGTATTCCCCGGTGCGGGTGTCGATCTCGACCTTGTCGCCCTGGGCCACGAAGATCGGCACGCCGATCTCGAAGCCGGTGGCGATCTTGGCGGGCTTGAGCACCTTGCCCGAGGTGTCGCCCTTGACGGCCGGCTCGGTCCAGGTGATCTCGCGCTCGACGCTGGTGGGCAGTTCCACCGAGATGGCCTTGCCTTCGTAGAACACCACCTCGGCGGGCATGCCGTCCTCCAGGTAGTTCAGGGCGTCGCCCATGTTCTCGGCCTCGACCTCGTACTGGTTGTACTCGCTGTCCATCCAGACGTACATCGGGTCGGCGAAGTAGGAATAGGTGCAGTCCTTCTTGTCCAGGACGATCTGGTCCATCTTGTCGTCGGCCTTGAAGACGACTTCCGTTCCCTGGTTGGACAGCAGGCTCTTAAGCTTCATGCGGACGGTGGCCGCATTGCGGCCGCCGCGGGCGTACTCGGTCTTCAGCACGACCCAGGGCGCGCTGTTCTGCATGATCACGTTGCCGGCGCGGATTTCTTGAGCGATTTTCATGATGTGAGCGGCGAAGGTAGGCCGCGGGGCGCCGACGTGGCGGGCGCGGAAAGTGCGGCGGAAAGGCGCGATTGCCGCCAGGAGGGCGAGCCCGCGCAAAGCCTTGGATTTTACTTCGAAACGGGCGCTGAACCCATCAGGCCGGCTCGGGCGCCCGCTCGATGCTGCACGAAGCTCTGCAGTTGGGTCGTCAGGTCCCGCACGGCGAGCAGGCGCTCGCGCGCCCGTTCCGCGCAGGCCAGCCACGGCGCGGCGTCGGCCGGCAGGACCGGCTCGCCGCCCTGGTTCCATGCGGCGTGGAACCTGCGCAGGTCCGACGGGGCACCGATCCAGTCCAGGAAAGCGTCGAGCTTGGCCAGGTGCGCGTCGTCGTGCTGCGGATAGATGTGCCACACGGCCGGCCGGCCCGCCCACAGCGCGCGCACCAGCGAGTCCTCGCCGCGAACGAGGTTCAGGTCGCTGGCCCACAGCAGGTGGTCGAACTCGGGCTGCGGCATGAGGGGCAGCCAGTGGATGGACAGCTGGCCTGTCCGCGAACCTTCCGGCAGAACGCGCCGCACCGCGGATCGGGCGCGGCCCGCGGTCACGAGCAGCTGGGTGGGCCGAGTGTCGTTCGCGAGTTCGGCGAGGAAGGCGGCGAGGCCCGGCGGTTCGTAGCAGAACAGGCTGATCACACGCTCGCCTTGCCAGCGGATGTCGCGTGCGCGCAGCCACGCCGCGCGGTCGAATGCGGCCTGGCGGGCAATCAGGTCAGGCTCGCGGATCAGCCCGCCGGTAGCCGGGGTGAATCCGGGATAGAAGAAGTGCTTGATCAGGCCCTCGCCCGGGCCGCTGAGCACCGGAGAGGGCAGGCCGTGACACCGCTCCACCCACGATTGCGCGGACAGGTACTCGAGGTTGATCCACGCGGGCTGCCGGCCCCTCGCGCGAGTGCGCGCGGCGATCGCGGCGATGAAGGCGGGCTCCAGCTCGCAGCCGAAGGCCTCGACGACCACGTCGCCGGGTGCCGCATCGACGCTCGCGCCCCAGCGCAGCACCTCGACGCCGCGCGCGCCGCCCGGCGCCATCCATTCGAGCGCGCTCGCGTCGTCCGCCCACAGCCGGACGGTGTCGCCGCGTCCCGCCAGGTCGGCCGCCAGCCGCCAGCACACGCCGATGTCGCCGTGGTTGTCGATGACCTTGCAGAAGATGTCCCAGCGCATGCTGCCGGGATAATACGCATCGATGTCCGCCGTGCATTCCGAACACCTGCTCGCCGAGGTGGCCGCGCTGCCGCAGCTGCCCGGTGTCTACCGCTACTTCGATGCCGATGGCGGCGTGCTGTACGTGGGCAAGGCGCGCAACCTGAAGAAGCGCGTCTCCAGCTACTTCCAGAAGAACCACGGCGGCACGCGCATCGGCCACATGATCTCGCGCATCGCGCGGATGGAGACCACGGTCGTGCGCTCCGAGGCCGAGGCGCTGCTGCTCGAGAACAACCTCATCAAGGCGCTCGACCCGAAGTACAACATCCTGTTCCGGGACGACAAGAGCTATCCCTACCTGAAGATCCACGGCGCGCCCGACAAGGTGGGCTTCGACGACGCGGCGGCCGCGCAGGGCTCGCACTCCGCGGCCGACTTCCCGCGGGTCGCGTACTACCGCGGCTCGGTCGACCGCAAGCACCGCTACTTCGGGCCTTACCCCAGCGCCTGGGCGGTGAAGGAATCGATCCAGCTGCTGCAGAAGGTGTTCCGCCTGCGCACCTGCGAGGACACGGTGTTCGCCAACCGCACGCGGCCCTGCCTGCTGTACCAGATCAAGCGTTGCTCCGGCCCGTGCGTGAACCTGGTGACGCCGCAGGACTACCGCGAGGACGTGCGCAATGCCGAAGCGTTCCTGCGCGGCGAAACGCAGGCGGTGCTGGCGCAACTCGAATCGCGCATGGTGCAGCACGCGCAGAGGCTGGAGTTCGAGCAGGCCGCCGAACTGCGCAACCAGATGTCCGCTCTGTCCAAGGTGCTGCACCAGCAGTCGGTGGACACCGGCTCCGACAAGGACGCGGACATCCTGGCCGTGAAGGTGCAGGGCGGAAAAGCCTGCGTGAACCTCGCGATGGTTCGCGGTGGCCGCCACCTGGGCGATCGGCCGTACTTTCCTTCGCACGTCGAGGACGCGGCCGCGGTGCAGGACTTCGACGATGCGCAGGACGCCGCGCCGGCGCAGCCGGTGGAGGTGCAGGTGCTGGAGGCCTTCATCGCGCAGCACTACATCGGCGTGCCCACGCCGCCGACGCTGATCACCAGCGTCGCGGTCAGCCGTGAACTGGTCGCGGCGTTGTCCGAGCAGACCGGCGTGAAGATCACCGCGGTCCACCAGCCGCGCGAGCAGCGCCGGCTGTGGCTGGAAATGGCGGAGAAGAACGCGGGCCTGCAGCTCGCCCGGCTTCTGGCGGAGGAAGGTTCGCAGCAGGCGCGCACGCGCTCGCTGGTGGAAGCGTTGCATCTCGAGCCCGACGATCTCGATGCATTCCGCGTCGAATGCTTCGACATCTCGCACACGGCGGGCGAGGCGACCCAGGCGTCGTGCGTGGTGTTCCACCACCACAAGATGCAGAACAGCGAATACAGGCGCTACAACATCGAGGGCATCACGCCGGGCGATGACTACGCTGCGATGCGGCAGGTGCTCACGCGGCGCTATGCGCGGCTGGCCGACGCGGGCCGCGATTCGCCGGAAGCGTCACCGCCGATCACGGAGGAAGGGCCTGGGGTGGAGGCCGAGGCTGCGCCGTGCGCTGAAGGCGACGAGGCACCGCGCAAGAAGCCATCCGCCCGCGGCGGCGCGCCTCGATTGCCGGACCTGGTGCTGGTCGATGGCGGGCGCGGCCAGGTGAGCATGGCGCGCGAGGTGTTCGCCGAGTTGGGCCTGGACCTTTCCGTCATCGTCGGCGTGGAGAAAGGCGAGGGCCGCCGCGTGGGCCTGGAGGAACTGGTCTTCGCCGACGGCCGCGAGAAGGTCTATTTGGGCAAGGATTCCGCGGCGCTGATGCTGGTCGCGCAGATTCGCGACGAGGCCCACCGCTTCGCCATCACCGGCATGCGCGCGCGCCGGGCCAAGGTGCGCGTCGGCGGCAGCAAGCTGGAAGAGATCCCCGGCATCGGTGCGAAAAAGCGAGCACGGCTGCTGCAACGCTTCGGAGGCATCCGCGGCGTGGCCTCGGCAGGCGTGGATGACATCGCCGCGGTGGAAGGCATCGGGCGAGAACTGGCGGAGGAAATCTATCGTGCGCTGCATTAAGACCCTGACGTGCGCCTGCGCCGCGTTGCTGGCCGCCTGCGAATCGCCCGGTCCGTCCTCGACGCCGGCCACCGTCGCCGGTGCGGGGACGCAGTCCGCGAGGGTCGCCGGCGCCACGATCCCGCCGCCGCCGAACCCCTCCGTGCGCGCACGCGACTGGACCGAGTACAAGATCCGCGCCGCCCGTCGAATCCAGCTGGCCAATCCGGCCGAGACCTTCTCCGGGCCCTTGCCCGACCCGCTGCAGTCAATCCCGGTGCTGCAGGTGCACCTGAACCGCGACGGCTCGGTGCGCGACATCAGCGTGCTGCGCACGCCGCGCCAATCGCCCGAGACGCTGCAGATGGCGATCCGCGCCATCCAGCGCGCGGCGCCTTTCGAGCCGGTGGCACACCTGCCGCGCCCGTGGCAGTTCAACGAGACTTTCCTCTACAACGAAGACCTCAAGTTCCAGCTGCGCTCGCTGGTGGAAGCCGTGCCCTGAGCGGGCAAGGGGGCGCGCCATGACAGAATCGCGCCCATGTTTTTCACGGTCCCCACGATCCTGACCTGGACGCGCATCGTCGCGATCCCCTTGATCGTCGGGGTGTTCTACCTGCGCACGCCGCCCGAAGCGGTGCAGAACCTGGTCGCCACGGTGATGTTCATCGCCTTCGCGCTCACGGACTGGCTGGACGGGTTCCTCGCGCGGCGGCTCAAGCAGATGTCGGCCTTCGGCGCCTTCCTCGACCCCGTGGCGGACAAGTTCCTGGTCTGCGCGTCGCTGCTGGTGCTGGTGCACCTCGGGCGAGCCGACGTGTTCGTCGCGTTGATCATCATCGGCCGCGAGATCGCCATTTCCGCGCTGCGCGAGTGGATGGCGCAGATCGGCGCGGCGCGCAGCGTCGCCGTGCACATGCTCGGCAAGGTGAAGACGACCGTGCAGATGATCGCCATTCCCTTCCTGCTGTACGACGGGTCCCTGTTCGGTCTGGTCGACACCGGCGTGTGGGGCCGCTGGTTGATCTGGGCCGCCGCGATCCTCACGGTCTGGTCGATGGTGTACTACCTGCGCAAGGCGCTGCCGGAAATCCGCCAGCGGGTGAAGTGAGTTGCGCGCCATGACCGACCAAGGCCGGCAGGACCTGCTGGTGCGGGCGATGCCCGCCGTCTTCGTCCTGATCTGGAGCACCGGCTTCATCGTGGCGCGCTACGGCATGCCGCATGCGCCGCCGATGAAATTCCTCGCGGTGCGCTATGCGCTCTCGGTGGCGTGCTTCCTCGTGTGGGCGTCACTGGCGCGAGCCGCCTGGCCGGCCAACCGCAAGCAGATCGGGCACCTCGCCGTGACCGGCATCCTCATGCACGCGGGTTATCTCGGCGGGGTATGGGCCGCGGTCAAGGACGGCATGGGCGCGGGATTGTCGGCGCTGCTCGTCAGCCTGCAGCCGGTGCTGACGGCTTTCTGGGTGTCGGGCCGCGGCGGTGAAGTGGGGCGCCGCCAGTGGATGGGGCTGGCGCTCGGCCTGGCCGGACTGGTGCTGGTGGTCTGGCAGAAGCTGGGGATGGGTGAGGTGCATGCGCGCAACCTCACGTTCGCCCTGATCGCGCTGTTCTCGATCACGGCGGGCACGCTCTACCAGAAGCGCTTCGTGCAGCCCTGCGATGTGCGCACGGCCAACCTGGTGCAGCTGGCCGCGGCCTTCGTGGTCACGCTGCCGCTGGCACTGCTGGAAGCGGAAACGATGCGCTGGTTCGACGCGTCCGGTTCACTCAACGCGCAACTCGTCGGCGCCATGGCCTGGTCCGTGCTCGGCCTCACGCTGGGCGGCAGCTCGCTGCTCTACCTGCTGATCCAGCGCGGCGCTGCCACGACCGTGACGAGCCTGATGTACCTGGTGCCGCCGGCCACCGCGCTGATGGCCTGGGCGCTGTTCGGCGAGCCGATCACCGCGGCCATCGTGGCGGGCGTCGCGCTCACCGCCGTCGGCGTCAGCCTCGTGGTGCGCGCGCCCGCGCCGGTCCGACCGCAGCAGAATCGGGCCTAGCGCCGCGCGCGCGGCACAGCACTGAAGGAGCAAGCATGGGCAAGAAGAGGATCGCCGTAATCGCCGGCGACGGCATCGGCAAGGAAGTGATGCCGGAAGGCGTGCGGGTCATGGACGCGGCCGCGCGCAGGTTCGGCATAGACCTGCAGTTCGACCACTTCGACTTCTCGAGCTGGGACTACTACGAGAAGCACGGCAAGATGCTGCCGGACGACTGGAAGGACCGCATCGGCGGGCACGACGCCATCTTCTTCGGCGCGGTGGGCTGGCCCGAGAAGATCGCGGACCACGTGTCGCTGTGGGGATCGCTGCTGCTGTTCCGGCGCGAGTTCGACCAGTACGTGAACCTGCGCCCCGCGCGCCTGATGCCCGGCATCATCGCGCCCGTGGTGCGCCGCGACGGCAGCAGGCGCGAGCCCGGCGAGATCGACATGTACATCGTGCGCGAGAACACCGAGGGCGAGTACTCCAGCATCGGCGGCCGCATGTACCCCGGCACCGAGCGCGAGATCGTCATGCAGGAAACCGTGATGTCGCGCGTGGGCGTGGACCGCGTGCTGAAGTTCGCCTTCGAGCTGGCGCGCTCGCGGCCGAAGAAGCACCTCACCAGCGCCACCAAGTCCAACGGCATCGCGATCACGATGCCGTACTGGGACGAGCGCGTGGCCGAGATGGCCAGGTCCTATCCCGACATCAAGACCGACAAGTTCCACATCGACATCCTCACCGCGCACTTCGTGCAGCGCCCCGACTTCTTCGACGTGGTGGTGGCGAGCAACCTTTTCGGTGACATCCTCAGCGACCTCGGACCTGCATGCACGGGCACGATCGGGATCGCGCCGAGCGCCAACCTGAATCCGGATCGCAGGTTCCCTTCGCTGTTCGAACCGGTGCACGGGTCGGCGCCCGACATCGCGGGCCGCAACATCGCGAACCCGATCGGGCAGATCTGGTGCGGCGCGATGATGCTGGACTTCCTCGGCCACAAGGACGCGCACGACGCGGTGCTGCGTGCGATCGAGCAGGCGCTCGATCCCAGATCCGGTGCGCCGCGCACCGCGGACATCGGCGGCAAGGCGACGACGACGGACCTGGGCAAGGCCATCGCATCGGCGATCTGAGGCTCGAGCCGGAACCTGCATCGCGTGACAAAGTGCGTGGGGCCGCGGCGCCGGAACCCGCGCCACGCAAGGCTTTGCGCCCGAAATGGGCGCTCGGCTGTTGTAAAGGTGCGAGCCTTATTGACAGGGCCAGACACCGTGGCTTTAATCGGGCGCAGTGGCCTACGGCCGCGCTGAAAGTCTCCCTTCCCCTTGGCAAAACGGCACCGCGATGGCGTGCTGCAGGGGGCCGGGAGACAAAAATTTTTAAGAGACGTCCTGTCCAACTATTTCTCTGAACGAGGGGCTCCCGTGAACAAAACAGAACTGATCGAGCACATCGCGAAGCATGCCGACATCTCGAAGGCGGCAGCTACGCGGGCGCTGGAATCGATGATCGGCGCCGTCAAGACGACGCTGAAGAAGGGCGGCTCCGTGTCGCTGGTGGGATTCGGCACCTTCGCGGTCGGCAAGCGCGCCGCCCGCAGCGGCCGCAATCCGCGCACCGGCGCGCAGATTAAAATCAAGGCCGCCAAGGTGCCCAAGTTCCGTCCCGGCAAGGCGCTCAAGGATGCGCTGAACTGACGACAGATCGCCCGGTGGGGTGCTTAGCTCAGCTGGTAGAGCGGCGCCCTTACAAGGCGTAGGTCGGCGGTTCGATCCCGTCAGCACCCACCAACCCCGCGAAGGCGAACGGAATGTTCGCCTTTTGTTTTTCCGGGCCCCGAGTTCGGTATTGAGAGTCGAGAGTCGCGCATGTTTGATTTCGTCCGCAAGCACAACCGCGTCATGCAGGTGCTGCTGTTCCTGCTGATCGTGCCGTCGTTCGTGCTGTTCGGCCTGGAGGGCTACAACCGCTTCCAGGAGCGCGGCGCCACCGTGGCCAAGGTCGACGGCCAGTCGATCTCGCAGTCCGACTGGGACAACCAGCACAGGAACCGCATCGACCGGCTGCGCGAGCAGGCGCCCAACATCGATGCCAAGCTGCTCGATTCGCCGCAGGCGCGCTACGCGACGCTGCAGGAGATGGTGCGCGATCGCGTGTTGATCGCCGCCGCCGCGAAGGGCCGCCTCACCGCCAGCGACCAGAGGCTGGCGCGCGAGCTGGAATCGAACGAAGTGATCGCGTCGCTGCGCGGCCCCGACGGCCGCCTGAACATGGACGCGTACAAGCAGCTGCTCGGCCGCCAGGGCCTCACGCCGCAGATGTTCGAGGAGCAGGTGCGCAGCGACATCGCGCAGCGCCAGGTGCTGGGCGGCGTGGCCGCCACGGGCCTGGCCACGCCGGCGCAGGCATCGGTGTCTCTGGGCGCGTTCTTCGAGCGCCGCGAAGTGCAGGTGAGCCGCTTCGACGCGGCCGCCTACCAGTCGAAGGTGAATCCCACGCCGGCGGAGATCGAGGCCTTCTACAAGGAGAACCCGCAGCTGTTCCAGGCGCCGGAGCAGGCGTCGATCGAGTACGTGGTGCTCGACACGGCCACCGTGCAGAAGGGCATCGTGGTCAACGAGCAGGACCTCAAGACCTACTACGAACAGAACCTGGCCCGCCTGGCCGGCCAGGAAGAGCGCCGCTCCAGCCACATCCTGCTGGAAGTGCCCAAGAACGCGCCGGCGGCGCAACGCGAGCAGGCCAAGGCCAAGGCGCAGGAGCTGCTGGACGCCGCGCGCAAGGCGCCGCAGACGTTCGGCGAGCTGGCGAAGAAGAACTCGGCCGACCCGGTGTCGGCGGCCAACGGCGGCGACCTGGACTGGTCGGCGCGCGGCGGCTACGCGAGCAAGGCTCTGGAAGACGTCGTCTTCAACCTGAAGAAGGGCGAAGTGGGCCTGGCCGAAACCGAATTCGGCTGGCACGTGGTGATGGTGACGGACGTGCGCGCGCCGCAGCAGCGCAGCTTCGAGCAGGTGCGGCCGGAGCTTGAGGCGCAGCTGCGCAAGGAGCAGGCCCAGCGCAAGTTCGCCGAGTCGGCCGATGCGTTCAGCAATGCGGTCTACGAGGCGTCGGACGGCTTCAAGTCCGTGGCGGACCGATTCAAGGTGGAGATCCGGACCGCCAACAACGTGACGCGCACGCCGGCTCCCGGCTCCACGGGTCCGGTTGCGAATCCCAAGTTCATCGCCGCCATCTTCTCGCCCGAGAGCGTGGAGAAGAAGCGCAACACCGAAGCGGTGGAGATCGGCCCGGGACAGCTCGCGTCCGCGCGCATCGTGCAGTACAGCCCGGCGCGCACGCGCCCGCTGGCGGAGGTGCAGGACGACGTGCGCAAGCGCCTGGTCGCCACGCGCGCCGCCGAGATGGCGAAGAAGGAAGGCATGGAGAAGCTTCAGGCCTGGAAGGCGAACCCCGCCTCGGCCAGCCTCGCCGAAACCGCCGTGGTCTCCCGCTCCGAGCCCTCGAAGCTGCCGGCCGAAGTGGTCGAGGCCGCGCTGCGCGCCGACCCCGCGGCGCTGCCGCAGTTCGCCGGCGTCGACTTGGGACCGCAAGGCTATGCCGTGGTGAAGGTGAACAAGGCCCTGCCGCGCGAAGCGCCGCCGGCGCCGGTCGCCCAGCAGGAGGTGGCGCAGTACACGCAGCTGTGGACGTCCGCCGAGGCGCTGGCCTACTACGAGGTGCTGCGTGGGC
The sequence above is a segment of the Ramlibacter henchirensis genome. Coding sequences within it:
- a CDS encoding HU family DNA-binding protein produces the protein MNKTELIEHIAKHADISKAAATRALESMIGAVKTTLKKGGSVSLVGFGTFAVGKRAARSGRNPRTGAQIKIKAAKVPKFRPGKALKDALN
- a CDS encoding SurA N-terminal domain-containing protein → MFDFVRKHNRVMQVLLFLLIVPSFVLFGLEGYNRFQERGATVAKVDGQSISQSDWDNQHRNRIDRLREQAPNIDAKLLDSPQARYATLQEMVRDRVLIAAAAKGRLTASDQRLARELESNEVIASLRGPDGRLNMDAYKQLLGRQGLTPQMFEEQVRSDIAQRQVLGGVAATGLATPAQASVSLGAFFERREVQVSRFDAAAYQSKVNPTPAEIEAFYKENPQLFQAPEQASIEYVVLDTATVQKGIVVNEQDLKTYYEQNLARLAGQEERRSSHILLEVPKNAPAAQREQAKAKAQELLDAARKAPQTFGELAKKNSADPVSAANGGDLDWSARGGYASKALEDVVFNLKKGEVGLAETEFGWHVVMVTDVRAPQQRSFEQVRPELEAQLRKEQAQRKFAESADAFSNAVYEASDGFKSVADRFKVEIRTANNVTRTPAPGSTGPVANPKFIAAIFSPESVEKKRNTEAVEIGPGQLASARIVQYSPARTRPLAEVQDDVRKRLVATRAAEMAKKEGMEKLQAWKANPASASLAETAVVSRSEPSKLPAEVVEAALRADPAALPQFAGVDLGPQGYAVVKVNKALPREAPPAPVAQQEVAQYTQLWTSAEALAYYEVLRGRFKAQILVPKPAPEAGATAQR